The following coding sequences lie in one Amblyraja radiata isolate CabotCenter1 chromosome 20, sAmbRad1.1.pri, whole genome shotgun sequence genomic window:
- the dkk3 gene encoding dickkopf-related protein 3, whose translation MSGSGPPPPLPLLILMLLVGHSRALVLAPEAGLREMLREVGELTEDTQRKLQGAAREMDLMPKRLPWDQESVPKEHRDEPISLLGIGDPSAWAQREAGKECIVDEDCRDDQFCETNPLEPKCLPRRGSEQNCTRDGQCTRGHLCIWGECRANAVRGQLGSICEQQPQCGPHLCCAFHIDLLFPVCTPLAERERPCHDPAHQLLDLITWEMDPDRAFDRCPCARGLLCLPEGDTLMSVCKDRKQAAVTKDLSDKAEMEDLRLSAREDPNDREHHHTAADKDEEAELRTAVSAMLGSIRERHEWENPEGSEEYEVEQVTELAEVRETGADSHS comes from the exons ATGTcgggctccgggccgccgccgccgctcccgCTGCTCATCCTGATGCTGCTTGTGGGTCATTCCCGGGCCCTGGTCCTGGCCCCGGAGGCCGGGCTGCGGGAGATGCTGCGGGAGGTGGGCGAGCTGACCGAGGACACGCAGCGCAAACTGCAGGGAGCCGCCCGGGAG ATGGACCTGATGCCCAAGAGGCTGCCCTGGGACCAGGAGTCGGTGCCCAAGGAACATCGCGATGAACCCATCTCCCTCCTGGGAATTGGAGACCCATCCGCATGGGCTCAGCGGGAAGCCGGCAAG GAATGTATCGTGGATGAGGACTGCAGGGATGACCAGTTCTGTGAGACCAACCCGCTGGAGCCCAAGTGCCTTCCGCGCAGAGGAAGCGAACAG AATTGTACCCGTGACGGCCAGTGTACCCGGGGTCACTTGTGCATCTGGGGAGAGTGCCGAGCGAACGCAGTGAGGGGGCAACTGGGCTCCATCTGTGAGCAACAACCACAGTGTGGTCCACACCTGTGCTGTGCCTTCCACATTG ACctcttgtttcctgtctgcaccCCACTGGCGGAGAGAGAGCGGCCATGTCACGACCCTGCCCACCAGCTGTTGGACCTCATCACCTGGGAGATGGATCCGGACAGGGCGTTTGACCGCTGCCCCTGTGCCAGAGGACTGCTGTGTCTGCCAGAAGG GGACACCTTGATGTCCGTGTGCAAGGACCGCAAGCAAGCAGCGGTCACTAAAGATCTCTCCGACAAGGCGGAAATGGAAGACCTCCGTCTCTCAGCACGGGAGGACCCCAATGACAGAGAACATCACCACACGGCGGCAGATAAAGACGAGGAAGCCGAGCTCAGGACTGCAGTGAGTGCCATGTTGGGTTCTATCAGGGAACGCCACGAGTGGGAGAATCCAGAAGGAAGTGAAGAATATGAAGTTGAACAGGTGACAGAGCTAGCGGAGGTGAGGGAAACAGGAGCTGATAGTCACAGCTAA